One genomic region from Rosa rugosa chromosome 1, drRosRugo1.1, whole genome shotgun sequence encodes:
- the LOC133722460 gene encoding auxin-binding protein ABP19b-like gives MMISSICFIFFLILSSSYAAVQDFCVADYTAPPSPAGYSCKNPSDVKVDDFVYSGLGVPGNNLKLNKVRLKAAFVAQFPGLNGLGISLARADMEVGGVVPMHTHHGASEVILVAEGKVIAGFIASDNKAYVKNLKKGDIMVLPRGLLHFQVNAGDTRALVFASFSSDDPGVQRLETALFQNDLRTELIAQTTLLDSH, from the coding sequence aTGATGATTTCCTCTATCTGCTTCATATTTTTTCTCATTCTCTCCTCTTCCTATGCTGCTGTCCAAGATTTCTGTGTTGCAGACTACACAGCTCCTCCAAGCCCTGCAGGATACTCTTGCAAAAACCCCTCAGATGTTAAGGTGGACGATTTCGTGTACTCTGGTCTAGGAGTTCCTGGTAACAACTTAAAATTAAACAAAGTCCGACTTAAAGCTGCATTTGTTGCCCAATTTCCTGGTCTAAATGGCCTTGGTATTTCGCTGGCTCGTGCGGATATGGAGGTTGGTGGAGTTGTTCCGATGCACACTCACCACGGAGCTTCAGAGGTCATACTTGTTGCGGAAGGCAAAGTTATAGCTGGGTTCATCGCCTCGGATAACAAAGCTTATGTAAAAAATCTGAAGAAAGGTGATATTATGGTTTTACCTCGAGGTTTGCTTCACTTCCAAGTAAATGCAGGTGATACTCGAGCCCTTGTATTTGCTAGCTTCAGCAGTGACGACCCAGGTGTGCAGCGTCTGGAGACTGCACTGTTTCAAAACGATTTACGTACTGAATTGATAGCACAGACTACTCTCCTTGACAGTCACTAG